CccttaatattatttaattattttagtaataattaaaaaatatataatataataattttaaactacGTTGAACTAATTTTTCTTAGTttcccaaaaattttatttcacaACAATCATAAATTTAATGTTCGCAAAATGAGTTCGGTAAATTTGTGCTCACACACTACATGAAGTCACGAACACAAACATGAAAGCATTACTAACCTATGTCATGCAAGTATGCAACTATATATCGATCTTGTTACCAAGCAAGCTTGTTTTTCGATTTTAACGCCATCCACATCATTCTTGACCAAGAATTATAATTCTTACATTGTTATTAAGCACTAACGAAATCAGTGGTGTACCTGAATGTTCACCAGGATGGATGAACAACTACTCCTATATACTGATGTGCGATGCAATGTCAGTTCAGTCCAAATTTCGAGAAACAAAACATATCATGATTCCTCCTAGATTATTCATACGAAACTTATTAGTAGTGCAATTAGTGTCAGGTCATAAATTTTATCACAGACAACAGCAgttactttttttttgtgtgtggaTTATATGATACACTTGTTTTGTGGATTATATGCTGTTCAATAACTATCTTGGCATTACATAAAATATGGgataaaatgattttttttattgattatcCAAACAATAATCTCATTTGAATGATGTTTAGCTTGGAAGGTGGAATCAGAATCCCGAGAGAGTCATTGAATAATTGGGAATTGAGACGTGGAGACTCTGCCATGGATGTTAGAGAGAGGAAAATAGAACAATGAGCAGTGTAGCAGAGAAGTCTTACATCGGTGAGATTATAAATGATGTGAGGTGAGAATGCCTATAAAATCAGAGGGAAGGGAGGTGCAGAACCTATCTTTGCGCTTGGGGCAATGACGCAGCTAGTGAGGTTCTAACCGAGGCGCGTCTATTGCTGGTTGAAAACTATTTCCAAACCCCCTCTTAGGCCTAGGTCAACCCTAGGCCTTCGAGAATTTCTGGAAGGGCTCCCTTCGGGTAAAGTCCTACAATTCTAGTTAaagttttttattaataaattaataagtaAATAAACTAGATATCAGTTAttgtcaattttatttttataccaAGTGTATAAATAGAGTAATTATTTAAATCAGTCTAGGATTATTCTATTTTTCGGATAATGCAAATTTGATTTGTATAAAATCAACTACTAATATATACTCGAATATAAATATTGaactataaataattaaatatatctaAATATGTTGTTTAATATTTATAGTTTAATATGGATTTTGTACATAAAAATGTGTTATTCAATATTTATATTCGAATATTATATTACCGTCATTTTCAAATGAATATATTTGAACTCTAGACCCCGGAATATAATATCAGTTAAATTTAAATAGCTTTCTCCATAATTAACTGTTAAATGTTAATAAATTCACGAGTGATTGGTAAATTTTAGTAGTTGGGGGAACTGGGAAGGTGACGTCCATGTCCAATTGACGATATAAGTATTGGAGTGGCCTTGTAAATGCCATTCTTGTGAAACACGCAATGATGAAATTTAGAAAATAACTCCAAAacttacaattttttttattccatTCCAAATATTTCTCACACAAGCTCGTTGATCTAATTTCTCCGATGCCGCCAATGCTTCTATTCAGACTGTAAATCAGAAACTACGCATTTAATGTTTTTTACTTAGCTTTTGTGCTTTTTGCGCTGGCCGTTTATACACATACATACATACTTCTAATCTACAAGAACTACGATTTATTCTATTAGGAAACAAATGGGTGACATTACTCAAGGTTGATTCCGACCCCTAATGTGTACAAAACATTCAACTAGGGCAAGGGGGAAAAAAAACATAAGATACATTCTTACTTGGCATCATAGAACAACAGGGAGGAATAGGTCTAAAAAAGGACAAACAAACTCATCTATAAGCTGTACAATATATGTGCTTCTACAATGCGATATCTGTTAGTTCCGAAGTTCAAACCCTAGCTAGGTTGAGCGGATCCATTATAGCCGGAGACTCGTGCCAATTCAGATAATTCTACCTCACCACTCACAACCTACAAGAAATGACAAAAACGATGAGAAATCAATAAATATGGATAAATCAGAGACAGTTATAATCACAACCTAATGGCTTCTTTACCTGACCGTTAATAACCCACATGGGGAAACCATCAACTTTGGCATCCACACATGCTTTGTTCATCACAGTTCCAGGCCGAAACCCTTCAGGATAGCATTCCACAATATCCAACTCCTTCACTGCCTCACGACCAAACATCTGTCATGGAGGGTTAAAGTGAATGAGCCCGTGACAATTAGGATCATTATAATTTAAGGCATATAAGACAAATAAACTGCATGCATGGAAGGCTTGTGGTGCGTCTTGTTCGTGGACAGTATCATTATGCATGTAATGGGATCTGCTCGTCATAACATATACATATAACAAAGAAATAATGACAAACAGAAAGGTTTATATATGTAATAACAAGCATGTCTCAATCACGGTAAAGACATTCACAATAAGATGCCATATCCATGTGAATTGAATTCTTTATATAAACTTGCACTAGCAGTTAGATTTTGATAATCAATCCAAGCTTGATGACAGGTAACTCAATTATCACTAGAATTGACAACAATTTGCTGCATAGAGAAATCCATAAAATTAATGATGATTAATTTTCTTAGCGTGGTTTAAAACAATGAAGGAAATTATAGAAGACCACATACCTCTTTTTGTTCTAAGCAGTGTGAACACCAGAAGGCTCCATACATTTTAGCTCCTATTGAGTGCAAATGCTTTGCGAGAGAGAGTGAAAAGGGGCTTGACGGATTTTTTATCTCAGTTGCATAATATGGCAATTCCATTTCAGCCAGGCTGTTAAATTAGAGAACAGAAAAATTGAGATTCAAATTGTAAGTTACAAGTGTAAAATTTTACATTGGTTTCATCTCCAATTGCATGAACAGATAAATGATACATCTATTTCAAGCAGATGTTTGCTTGAAAAAGTGTATCCTTTAGGTGAAAATTAAATCAGAATATTATCCACCAAGTCAATACGTCAACCATGTCACACACAATTGCACATTTTAGTAGAACAATACTAATAACACATTGTGATGTAACAGTCACAGGCTAACATAATGATCTTCATGCAAAATCCTTCATATTGGCTCAAACACATTCCTTGTATGTCATTAAACTAAAACATGTATATCCATGAGTAGAAAGTGAAGTTTTGTATAGGAATCGTGGAAAGGTTAtattaaataagtaaatattggcctaaaaattacaaaagaaaATGACAATTGGAAACTAGATGATTGCCTTAGTTTCTTGAACCTGAGAAAATGAAAATAGAGATTTgcgcaaaaaagaaaaaatcaccTCGAGGAAGCAGATATAGAATTATTATAGGAGGTGTTCAGAGTGAGAATCACCAAGCTGGCAATAAGCAACTGCATGCCCACTTGTTTATTGGTCTCTTGCAATCCAATGTCCTATAGCAGAAATTCCAAATAAAAATAGCAAAACGAATTAGGCAACAACATGAAAAAACAACAACCAAAATCAACAATGCAGACTTGAACACAATTAAACCTTTACTGCGGTGAAGAACAAGCTGAAAGACAAGAATGCCGAAAGCAAACAGTACGAGCAAGTCGACCCAGAGAATTTTGTGCTGAGAATGAACAAGAAGTAGGCACTAGCAACTGCCATGGAGGTAGTGGTTCCCAACACCATGAGCTGGGCACTGGACCTGCCAATCCCAAAAGGCAACATCTTCTTTGTGGCCAATTGCAGACCAAGCGCCGCAACCAAGCCATACGCCACCATCCCAACCAAAGGAAGAGGAACACCTATCAAACACAAAACAGAAAAATGTCACTCACACATTCTTTCAAACACATTGCCTGCAAATAATACCCTTCACCCCACAAAATCCAGAGACAAAAAAGAATCACACATAGAACAACAATATGGCAAACACACACATCAAGCCAAAACCCTAACAGAATCAAATCATAGAACAGTTCAATTGCAAGCACCATCGAATAGTTGCAACATATTCAAGAGAaggcaaagaaaaaaaataccgAAAATAAGTGCGTAATCACTGTTGAGTATGTCGCCGCAGGGAGAACCACCGATAGGGCAAAATGCTTCGGAACCGGTGAGCTTCAGGTAGGTAAGGTACGAGGTTTCAAGGAAGCCGATCCCGGCGATCCCCGCGGTCAGCTTATGAGTCCATTCGCCGGAGCCGGAGGAAGTGGCGGGAACCTTGGTTTCCTGGTCGGGTTCTGCGGCGGAGCATTTGAGAGGCGGCGGCAACCTCATACGCTGCGTGACGTCGAAGAGGCCCAAGCTCCGGTGGTTGGGAGCACGGTGGTGCCAAATGGGCACAAAGGAACGAAACGACGATAGGGACATGGAGAAGGTGAAAGTGGCCATGGTGGTGGAAGCTTCTAGTAGCTTAAGCTAACCAACTCACCTTCTTCCTCGATAAGCTCATCTACCATATTCCACTGAATGGGAGTCAACGAAAAAGTCAAACAAATTTGCTGGGTGCAGTGGTGGTTGGTGTTAACTGGGCTTAATATTGGGTCTGTGATTACATAAAATGTCTTGAGTCGTTTTATTGGGCCCATGTTGGAGGATAGTATTTGGGCTTGAGTATTAAAATATCTGGGCCCAGTTGAGTTGTGGTGAAGCCACGTGTTAGCTTCTCTCTCACAAAAAAGAGATGGGCTTTGTGAGGTGGAGACTTATCCAAGATACCAAGACTTGAGGAAGTGGTGGACAGTGGGTCCCACACGTGTTTTGATTCTATTGGACAGCTGCTTGCTGGGCTTATCCCTGTGCCGAAACTACGTGCCATTACGTGTAATCTGACACTACGTtatccattttttttattattattaaatgtatGATTGGATATTTATTCACAAGAAATTGACACAGCTTTGATTTAGTTTTTGAGGAATTTTTTTGcatttatatgaaaaaataagCCAATCATTGCCTATCACTACatactctttttatttttgggactagataatatttttttctcagGTAAAAAACTTACCAACATAAAAGATGAATACTATATCGTAAAAAATTGTTcttttatactataaaaaatataaaataatacaaatattaattttttagtttaattagttTAATCGGCACTCTTTTTTAGTTTAGCTATTCAATGATTTTTACACCGGTTATTTAATTTGATACATGTTCCTGTTTTGTTTAATATGTTGCATATATTATGGAACAGtaatttgaaaaatgaaaatacacTCAACCTAAGGTGATGGTGCGGTAGCCCATCTCTATCCAATAATAGCCCATCTCTGCAAAGAAAAATCCtttattaacaataaaattattatttaattactttaaaatttaatttcttgaaCTGATCGTAACAAACCTGCAATGGTATATCTATCCCCTACTCTACTGACACACACATTGTGTTTATCCTTTTTATGATCTTTTTCTGTTTCTGGTTCCTTGGAAAATATAGCACAATAAAACATTGCTTATAGCACATTACATATATTAGCCGCAACAACTACATACCTcagatcatcatcatcatcagcatCCACCATGAAATCAGTGATAGCAGCCTCGTTTGATGTCTCCGGCGCATGTTTGTCGTCTTCACGTCCTTCCCTCCTTAATGCTTACCACACAACCAGCAGGTGCCTCTAATCAAAACATGTACATAATTAATTACCGTATATATCTAGAGCTATATATTTTGCTATTTAATTTCTTCAACTAGAAAGTTGAAAGTCTGTTATATCGTACTTTATTACATGCAGGCCTTCATCTATAGTGGCCATCAATTATCAAAAGGGATATAGTAGTAGAAGGATTCGTGTTGAACCCAAGTTTCCATTTCGGTAAGTAAAGAATTAGTGCTAATAAGCTACTAGCATGTTGTGAATTGTATGAAATGATTATGGTGATGATGATtaattgatttattgaattgaaGGAGGGAAGCTGGTTTGAGTGGGAGCTTAGAAGCTGTTGGAGTTCCAACCTCGGTGCCGGTGCGTGTGGCACACGAGCTTCTTCTTGCTGGCCATCGCTATTTGGATGTCAGGTAATAATAATCGATTATTTTAGGTGGACATCAAAATCAGTCATTATTAGCATAAAATACattttgaaatataaatatatattaaaaataaattaaatcacatatatgtttatatataaatacattagtgactaattttattatatcaataacatttttgaaATACGTACATACATAGTAACTTCTTGTATGTTAGAAAAAATTTGACATACTTGACCAAACTGCTGAATATATGTGTCAATACTAAACACATTTGTATTATATCCTTTGGATGCGACCCTTTTAGACCCTACTTTAAAGCGGGATCATTGTGTATTGGGTTGCAAAGAAGACATCATGTGAGAAACAATGATGTATCTCACACCATAGTCCTTGTGTTTTTGTGTTCATAGGACTCCAGAAGAGTTCCATGCAGGACATGCTCCTGGCGCAATTAACATACCTTACATGTTCAGAGTCGGATCAGGTTCTATATATCTCACATCTCAATTATACTAATCAAGTTCTTAATCAGAGACTATGAACAAGTTCTTGTTATTATGTTATGCATACCTCTGCAATCATCATAATTTGAGATGTTTTTATTATATACTCTTTATATTGTTTACATGGGAAGACCATCAGTTTACTACTTTAGAAATTTTCTCACATATAGGATTCCAAATACCAAATAGTGAAAAGCTTTTACAAATGGTGTAAAAGAAAAACTAACACTACcattattattgtattttttgcTACGTGTGTGTATTCAGGGATGACAAAAAACACCAACTTCGTTAAAGAGGTCTCCTCAGAGTTCAGAAAAGATGACGAAATTATTGTCGTGagtgcatttttttattttttgttttatatatatgtattattcaTGGCCAATTGTGATTGCTGAAGCTGATGTACATAATTTTGGTTGACAGGGGTGTCAGCTCGGTAAAAGGTCCATGATGGCTGCTACTGACTTATTAGCCGCTGTAAGATTTCCTTATTCACTGCCTTTTCTTAACATCTTGGCAATTGCCATTCTTGCCTGGAGTCCAAAACAAGCATATACTAGTTTGTTAAAATACATTCAGAGTGCAGAAAAAATAA
The genomic region above belongs to Arachis stenosperma cultivar V10309 chromosome 5, arast.V10309.gnm1.PFL2, whole genome shotgun sequence and contains:
- the LOC130980295 gene encoding uncharacterized protein LOC130980295, with the protein product MTNCRTLPEGSPSRNSRRPRVDLGLRGGLEIVFNQQ
- the LOC130980259 gene encoding thiol-disulfide oxidoreductase LTO1 isoform X1; this translates as MATFTFSMSLSSFRSFVPIWHHRAPNHRSLGLFDVTQRMRLPPPLKCSAAEPDQETKVPATSSGSGEWTHKLTAGIAGIGFLETSYLTYLKLTGSEAFCPIGGSPCGDILNSDYALIFGVPLPLVGMVAYGLVAALGLQLATKKMLPFGIGRSSAQLMVLGTTTSMAVASAYFLFILSTKFSGSTCSYCLLSAFLSFSLFFTAVKDIGLQETNKQVGMQLLIASLVILTLNTSYNNSISASSSLAEMELPYYATEIKNPSSPFSLSLAKHLHSIGAKMYGAFWCSHCLEQKEMFGREAVKELDIVECYPEGFRPGTVMNKACVDAKVDGFPMWVINGQVVSGEVELSELARVSGYNGSAQPS
- the LOC130980259 gene encoding thiol-disulfide oxidoreductase LTO1 isoform X2, which translates into the protein MATFTFSMSLSSFRSFVPIWHHRAPNHRSLGLFDVTQRMRLPPPLKCSAAEPDQETKVPATSSGSGEWTHKLTAGIAGIGFLETSYLTYLKLTGSEAFCPIGGSPCGDILNSDYALIFGVPLPLVGMVAYGLVAALGLQLATKKMLPFGIGRSSAQLMVLGTTTSMAVASAYFLFILSTKFSGSTCSYCLLSAFLSFSLFFTADIGLQETNKQVGMQLLIASLVILTLNTSYNNSISASSSLAEMELPYYATEIKNPSSPFSLSLAKHLHSIGAKMYGAFWCSHCLEQKEMFGREAVKELDIVECYPEGFRPGTVMNKACVDAKVDGFPMWVINGQVVSGEVELSELARVSGYNGSAQPS
- the LOC130980260 gene encoding thiosulfate sulfurtransferase 16, chloroplastic-like isoform X1, whose amino-acid sequence is MKSVIAASFDVSGACLSSSRPSLLNAYHTTSRPSSIVAINYQKGYSSRRIRVEPKFPFRREAGLSGSLEAVGVPTSVPVRVAHELLLAGHRYLDVRTPEEFHAGHAPGAINIPYMFRVGSGMTKNTNFVKEVSSEFRKDDEIIVGCQLGKRSMMAATDLLAAGFTGVTDIAGGYAAWTQNNLPTEL
- the LOC130980260 gene encoding thiosulfate sulfurtransferase 16, chloroplastic-like isoform X2, producing the protein MSPAHVCRLHVLPSLMLTTQPAGASNQNMPSSIVAINYQKGYSSRRIRVEPKFPFRREAGLSGSLEAVGVPTSVPVRVAHELLLAGHRYLDVRTPEEFHAGHAPGAINIPYMFRVGSGMTKNTNFVKEVSSEFRKDDEIIVGCQLGKRSMMAATDLLAAGFTGVTDIAGGYAAWTQNNLPTEL